One Ricinus communis isolate WT05 ecotype wild-type chromosome 7, ASM1957865v1, whole genome shotgun sequence genomic region harbors:
- the LOC8262904 gene encoding putative disease resistance RPP13-like protein 1 encodes MATTFLLDEAAPFFRKDEKEDIIASLLSVDDATLDTDPPKVICIFGMGGLGKTTLAKSVYNHREVQECFDVKAWISVREEFDVFRILKQILEVTAGTSEHNSTRDHQNILLELKEKLEEKKYLIVLDDVWNDNKADWDSLLGHLKTARTSQGSRIIITTRNETVAFAAGAVRSLLLRFLRNEECWSLFTHLAMMIPLNIIGT; translated from the coding sequence ATGGCGACAACCTTTCTGCTAGATGAGGCTGCTCCATTCTTTCGGAAAGATGAGAAGGAAGACATAATAGCGTCGCTGCTATCAGTTGATGATGCTACTCTTGATACCGATCCTCCGAAAGTGATTTGCATATTTGGAATGGGCGGTCTGGGTAAGACAACCCTTGCTAAATCTGTTTATAATCATAGGGAAGTTCAAGAATGCTTTGATGTCAAGGCATGGATTAGCGTTCGCGAGGAGTTCGATGTTTTCAGAATACTAAAACAGATCCTTGAGGTCACTGCAGGAACTAGCGAGCACAATAGTACTCGTGATCATCAGAATATATTACttgaactaaaagaaaaattggaaGAGAAAAAGTATTTGATTGTTTTAGATGATGTTTGGAATGACAATAAAGCTGACTGGGACTCGTTATTGGGGCATTTAAAGACCGCACGGACTTCACAGGGAAGTAGGATTATCATCACAACACGGAACGAAACTGTAGCATTTGCTGCAGGCGCTGTTCGATCTCTTCTTTTAAGATTTCTAAGAAATGAGGAATGCTGGTCTTTGTTTACTCATTTGGCAATGATGATTCCACTGAACATCATCGGGACATAG
- the LOC8262905 gene encoding uncharacterized protein LOC8262905, which translates to MRKNLNSSLSLGTFPSPGAGNFQEKGWCSERVPHPSGSSRRHISALTPFYSGRTMPSKWEDAERWICSPVLGYGVTKYSQCLHHQRRPKSKSGPIVSPGIAYYSNCSPSMQVVDSSSVRNFIANSPFSTGVLMPKGLVPHYNGGGIGGQTIVARSVSGPGWSDLPSESSSPSSQDEKVDGINDAENTVTRVISRRDMATQMSPEGSTCSSPRERSSSPPSIPPVEQSDHPAKLEIREVQVDKRATLVSRTTRHGSRRSKKGLPDVQDINQNASDSRISLWNVSEASSEFSKLQREEAKITAWENLQKAKAEAAIRKLEMKLEKKRSLSMDKILNKLRTAQIKAQEMRSSIPTTQDPQTPKISHKASFFHRHTRLTSVSSCFTCRAP; encoded by the exons ATGAGAAAGAATCTAAATTCTTCACTTAGTTTAGGTACATTTCCAAGTCCAGGAGCAGGTAACTTtcaagaaaaaggatggtGCTCAGAAAGAGTACCGCATCCATCAGGAAGCAGCAGGAGGCATATAAGTGCCTTGACGCCTTTCTATAGTGGCAGAACAATGCCTTCTAAATGGGAAGACGCAGAAAGATGGATTTGTAGTCCAGTTCTGGGCTATGGTGTCACTAAGTATTCACAGTGTCTACATCATCAAAGGCGTCCAAAATCTAAAAGTGGACCAATTGTGTCTCCTGGGATTGCTTACTACTCGAATTGTTCACCTTCAATGCAGGTTGTTGACAGTAGCTCTGTAAGAAATTTCATTGCTAATTCTCCGTTTTCGACTGGGGTTTTGATGCCTAAGGGATTAGTTCCTCATTATAACGGAGGTGGGATTGGTGGGCAAACTATTGTGGCACGTTCGGTTAGTGGACCTGGTTGGTCAGATTTGCCCAGTGAGAGTTCATCACCCAGTTCTCAAG ACGAGAAAGTTGATGGCATCAATGATGCAGAAAATACAGTCACTCGCGTGATTTCAAGGAGAGATATGGCAACACAAATGAGCCCTGAGGGTAGCACCTGCTCATCACCTAGAGAAAGGTCCTCCTCTCCTCCCTCTATCCCTCCCGTAGAACAAAGTGACCATCCTGCTAAATTGGAAATCAGGGAAGTGCAGGTAGATAAAAGAGCCACCCTGGTTAGCAGGACCACAAGGCATGGTTCTCGCAGAAGTAAGAAAGGATTGCCAGATGTTCAGGACATTAATCAAAATGCTTCAGACTCTCGCATCTCATTATGGAACGTTTCAGAGGCATCATCAGAATTTTCCAA ATTGCAAAGAGAGGAAGCCAAGATAACAGCATGGGAGAACTTGCAGAAGGCAAAAGCAGAGGCGGCAATACGAAAGCTTGAG ATGAAactggaaaagaaaagatcatTATCGATGGACAAGATTCTGAACAAGTTAAGAACGGCTCAGATCAAAGCTCAGGAAATGAGAAGCTCAATACCAACCACACAGGATCCTCAAACGCCCAAGATATCTCACAAAGCCTCATTCTTTCATAGGCATACTCGGTTAACTTCAGTGAGCAGTTGCTTTACTTGCCGTGCTCCCTAA